Proteins encoded by one window of Monoglobus pectinilyticus:
- a CDS encoding S-layer homology domain-containing protein, with translation MRNLKKVIALIAVFAMMVSTVAFAATFGDVKEGDNYYEAIETLNKLGILTGDDENNDGVMEYRPNDSITRAEITVIVARIQGQTGAVAQADTVFTDVPSTYWASGYIASATNQGIINGYGDGTFGPDDKVLYEDVIKMLMETLGYKPYAQNNGGYPTGYILAAQRQSVLKNVVGGAEGTEATRGQVAQMTYNAIDTPLMERYVYGGEAQYVIWDGESWSPRKTLMNQALGINKLKGVVTENEVTALDAAVQIDTDATQQIKLYVEDNYLGSNDTNSDYEVDSVYPFYTGDTNAADYLGYDVVLYAQDNKNETDTILSITEATGKNSKVEFTLDKFNSYDADTNNLSYMKNDTDKSATKLKLQTTSNRVNYSDSPAIIYNGIAYSGTLESLFGSYEGDESGLIYKDSAYSGKVTVLDNDDTSGYDVIFVDVAVGAVVDELSSRGVLTFKNSVGDRNHMNSVSKVEFDSSNTDMYINLTKDGKPYDYTALKAWDVLSIVANNGDAQSDYYDIKVLDNTNTAITGSVSRTSSSDTSADGTAYTISGVDYDLAEGYYNNGTLKAGSEGTFYIDEYGKIVAYNKDSNSKTSDNYGYVIDAQITSSGFSDNVPSLQIIYKDGTIGTYDFQGTVTIDNPTEEIQKLVGDNSDSVSFKYKDYSVDAMTEAINTMAGTVITYNATNGYIKSITMAALNSTTDDSTLVLEKADTANVSSFDEDTKQIRVGGTKKYDVADDTLIFYIGKPGDSFVYNKPAAGEPSENCIVGQGSELRTNDNFSSAVYRNGDESGTASVIVMYNTDPGVGASTGVAYITSIGQTTVDGSKVLSITYYQDGELKEANTDDMSVGDYLDQNTVAGSLFKFGISNGTITSAVPYLTFDGTVRDKVYEGDDFTTAGIPNANYVKTTGSNSDEEVYYGAVVQKSGNRLTIAQADADGIISLDPNDWESVSLSNYTANYYLYDPTRNGKAKFQTASLGDITVDKVLANDGGNGSYTIDFGGVVEDAPAFGMLDFVYVRTYERTADVVDYTTWEYDYNFSK, from the coding sequence ATGAGAAATCTCAAAAAAGTGATTGCTTTGATAGCAGTTTTTGCTATGATGGTAAGCACAGTTGCTTTCGCTGCCACATTTGGTGACGTTAAAGAAGGCGATAATTACTATGAAGCGATCGAAACATTAAACAAGCTTGGCATTTTGACAGGCGACGACGAAAACAATGATGGCGTTATGGAATACCGTCCTAACGATTCTATCACAAGAGCTGAAATCACAGTTATTGTTGCTAGAATTCAGGGACAGACAGGCGCTGTAGCTCAGGCAGACACAGTATTTACTGATGTTCCTTCTACATATTGGGCATCAGGTTATATCGCTAGCGCTACAAACCAGGGTATCATCAATGGTTACGGTGATGGAACTTTTGGTCCTGACGATAAGGTTCTTTACGAAGACGTTATCAAAATGTTAATGGAAACACTTGGTTATAAGCCATATGCTCAGAACAACGGCGGATATCCTACAGGTTATATCCTCGCTGCTCAGAGACAGAGCGTTCTTAAGAACGTTGTTGGCGGAGCTGAAGGTACAGAAGCTACAAGAGGTCAGGTTGCTCAGATGACTTACAACGCTATTGATACTCCTTTGATGGAGAGATACGTATACGGCGGAGAAGCTCAATACGTTATCTGGGATGGCGAGTCATGGAGCCCAAGAAAGACTCTCATGAATCAGGCTCTCGGTATCAACAAGCTTAAGGGTGTAGTAACAGAGAACGAAGTTACAGCTCTTGACGCTGCTGTTCAGATCGACACAGATGCTACACAGCAGATTAAGCTTTATGTTGAGGATAACTACCTCGGTTCAAATGACACAAACAGTGATTACGAAGTTGATTCTGTATACCCATTCTACACCGGTGACACAAACGCTGCTGATTACCTCGGTTATGACGTAGTGCTTTATGCTCAGGACAACAAGAATGAGACAGATACAATTCTTTCTATCACAGAAGCTACAGGTAAGAATTCAAAAGTTGAGTTTACACTTGACAAGTTCAACAGCTATGATGCTGACACAAATAACCTGAGCTACATGAAGAATGACACAGACAAGAGTGCTACAAAGTTAAAGCTTCAAACAACTTCTAACAGAGTTAACTATTCTGATTCACCGGCTATCATTTATAATGGTATAGCTTACAGCGGCACACTTGAAAGCTTATTCGGAAGCTACGAAGGCGACGAATCAGGATTAATCTACAAAGACAGCGCTTACAGCGGTAAAGTTACAGTTCTTGACAATGATGACACATCAGGTTATGATGTAATCTTTGTTGACGTAGCAGTTGGTGCAGTTGTTGATGAACTTTCATCAAGAGGCGTTCTTACATTCAAGAACAGTGTTGGTGACAGAAATCACATGAATTCTGTATCTAAGGTTGAATTTGATTCATCTAACACAGATATGTACATCAACCTTACAAAAGATGGTAAGCCTTATGATTACACAGCTTTGAAGGCTTGGGACGTTCTTTCAATCGTTGCTAATAACGGCGATGCACAGAGCGATTACTATGACATTAAAGTTTTAGATAACACAAATACAGCAATTACAGGTTCTGTTTCACGTACATCTTCTTCTGACACATCTGCTGACGGTACAGCTTATACAATAAGCGGTGTTGATTATGATTTGGCTGAAGGATATTACAACAATGGAACATTAAAGGCTGGTTCAGAAGGAACTTTCTATATTGATGAGTATGGTAAGATTGTTGCTTACAACAAGGATTCAAACTCTAAGACATCTGATAACTATGGCTATGTAATTGACGCTCAGATCACATCTAGCGGTTTCAGTGACAACGTTCCTTCACTTCAGATCATCTATAAGGATGGTACAATCGGAACATATGATTTCCAGGGTACTGTAACAATTGACAATCCTACAGAAGAGATTCAAAAACTCGTAGGTGACAATTCTGACAGCGTATCATTTAAGTATAAAGATTATAGTGTAGATGCTATGACTGAAGCTATTAATACAATGGCTGGTACAGTAATCACTTATAATGCTACAAATGGTTATATTAAGTCAATCACAATGGCAGCTCTTAATTCAACAACTGACGATTCTACATTAGTACTTGAAAAAGCTGATACTGCAAACGTTTCTTCTTTCGATGAGGATACAAAACAGATTAGAGTTGGCGGAACTAAGAAATATGATGTAGCTGATGATACATTAATATTCTACATTGGTAAACCTGGTGATAGCTTTGTTTATAACAAGCCAGCAGCTGGTGAACCTTCTGAGAACTGCATAGTTGGTCAGGGTTCAGAACTTAGAACAAATGATAACTTTAGTTCAGCAGTATACCGTAATGGTGATGAATCAGGTACAGCAAGTGTAATTGTTATGTATAACACAGATCCTGGTGTTGGAGCTTCTACAGGAGTTGCTTACATCACAAGTATTGGTCAAACAACAGTTGATGGAAGCAAAGTATTATCAATTACTTACTATCAGGATGGAGAACTTAAGGAAGCTAACACAGATGATATGTCAGTAGGCGATTACCTCGATCAGAACACAGTAGCTGGTTCATTATTTAAGTTTGGTATTTCAAACGGAACAATTACTTCAGCAGTTCCTTACTTGACATTTGATGGTACAGTAAGAGATAAAGTATATGAAGGCGATGACTTTACAACAGCTGGTATTCCTAATGCTAACTATGTAAAGACAACTGGTTCAAACAGTGATGAAGAAGTTTACTATGGTGCAGTAGTTCAGAAGAGCGGTAACAGACTTACAATTGCTCAGGCAGATGCAGATGGTATTATCTCACTTGATCCTAATGATTGGGAGTCAGTATCACTTTCAAACTACACAGCTAACTATTATCTCTATGACCCAACAAGAAACGGTAAGGCTAAGTTCCAGACTGCTTCACTTGGTGATATCACAGTAGATAAAGTACTTGCTAACGATGGCGGTAACGGTTCTTATACAATCGATTTCGGCGGTGTAGTTGAAGATGCTCCTGCATTTGGTATGCTTGACTTCGTATATGTTAGAACTTACGAAAGAACAGCTGATGTTGTTGATTACACAACATGGGAGTATGATTACAACTTTTCAAAATAA
- a CDS encoding phenylacetate--CoA ligase family protein, translating into MAIWNKDIETMPREKLEELQLKRLQETVNRVYENVKPYREKMDKAGIKPDDIKTLDDLSKLPFTVKQDLRDNYPYGMFAVPMEQVTEIHASSGTTGKQTVVGLTEKDVDIWAEIAARALSAMGVDKNSVVQTSYGFGLFTGGFGAHYGARKIGAVAIPTSSGNSKRQINIMKDFGSTFLCCTPSYALSLSETLVDMGFTKDDIKLQGGAFGAEPWTEEIRQEIQEKLGINAYDIYGLSEIMGPGVGYECADQSGMHINEDHFIVEVIDPETGEVVPDGSMGEIVFTCITKEALPLIRYRTRDIATINKGMCRCGRTFARMSKPMGRSDDMLIIRGVNVFPSQIEEVLMKTEGVAPHYQIIVDRINNKDMLDVLVEVSNKDLTDEIKSLEALSKKVSAEILSVLGIKANIKLVEPKTIARSEGKSVRVIDKRQLH; encoded by the coding sequence ATGGCAATATGGAATAAAGATATTGAAACAATGCCGAGAGAGAAGCTAGAGGAATTGCAGCTTAAGAGACTTCAGGAAACAGTCAATCGTGTATATGAAAATGTTAAGCCTTATAGAGAAAAAATGGATAAGGCCGGAATTAAGCCTGATGATATTAAGACTTTGGATGATTTATCAAAATTGCCTTTTACAGTTAAGCAGGACCTTCGTGATAATTATCCATATGGTATGTTCGCTGTGCCGATGGAGCAGGTTACAGAAATCCATGCTTCTTCGGGAACCACTGGAAAGCAGACTGTCGTTGGACTAACTGAGAAGGATGTAGATATATGGGCGGAAATAGCCGCCAGAGCTCTTTCTGCTATGGGTGTCGATAAGAACTCGGTTGTTCAGACATCGTACGGTTTTGGACTGTTTACCGGTGGATTTGGGGCGCACTATGGAGCTAGAAAGATAGGAGCAGTTGCTATTCCAACTTCAAGCGGAAATTCTAAGCGTCAAATAAATATAATGAAAGATTTTGGTTCGACATTTTTATGCTGTACACCTTCATATGCTCTCTCGCTGAGTGAGACTTTAGTGGATATGGGATTTACTAAAGATGACATTAAGCTTCAAGGCGGCGCGTTCGGAGCCGAACCATGGACTGAAGAAATTCGTCAGGAAATACAAGAAAAGCTGGGAATAAATGCTTATGATATTTATGGTTTAAGTGAGATAATGGGGCCCGGCGTCGGCTATGAATGTGCAGATCAGTCCGGAATGCACATAAATGAGGATCACTTTATTGTAGAGGTTATAGACCCTGAGACGGGCGAGGTTGTGCCTGACGGCAGTATGGGTGAGATAGTGTTTACGTGTATTACAAAAGAGGCTTTGCCTTTAATTAGATACCGTACTAGGGATATTGCCACTATTAATAAAGGAATGTGCAGATGCGGCAGAACTTTTGCTCGTATGTCGAAGCCCATGGGCAGAAGCGACGACATGTTAATCATTAGAGGTGTAAATGTGTTTCCATCCCAAATTGAGGAAGTGTTGATGAAAACCGAGGGTGTAGCTCCTCATTATCAGATTATTGTTGATAGAATAAATAATAAAGATATGCTGGACGTTTTGGTTGAGGTTTCAAATAAAGATTTAACTGATGAGATTAAAAGTTTAGAGGCGCTTTCCAAAAAAGTTAGTGCAGAAATACTTTCTGTTCTCGGAATAAAGGCTAATATAAAGCTGGTAGAGCCAAAGACTATTGCAAGAAGTGAAGGCAAATCTGTAAGGGTTATAGATAAGCGCCAGCTTCACTAA
- a CDS encoding glycosyltransferase family 2 protein, translating to MNSGGKVLSVVIPIYNEVNIEPNITRVMEVLSNAKIKYEIILVDDGSRNNAWGEISDIVDKYEGIIGIAFSRNFGKESALCAGLDAATGDCAICLDSDMQFPPEVIPDMYKLWEEGYEVVEGVKKKRQKESLMYKLCAGTFYSFLKKSSNIDLRNSSDFRLLDRAAIDAWKEMPEKQTFFRGMSSWVGFKRYQYEFEVADRIEGESKWSFKRLIGLAVDAVTSYTAAPLYAASIFGIIFFVFAVVMGIQTLYMYVLGKAQSGFTTVILLLLFIGAVILLGLGVIGIYIKKIYEEVKGRPRYIISRVIGKKDINK from the coding sequence ATGAATTCAGGCGGTAAGGTTTTGTCTGTAGTAATACCGATTTATAATGAGGTAAATATAGAGCCAAACATCACCAGAGTTATGGAGGTTTTGTCAAATGCTAAAATCAAATATGAAATAATACTTGTTGATGATGGTTCCCGGAATAACGCTTGGGGAGAAATTTCGGATATAGTAGATAAATATGAAGGTATTATCGGTATAGCGTTTTCAAGAAATTTTGGAAAAGAAAGTGCATTATGCGCCGGACTGGACGCGGCAACAGGCGATTGTGCCATTTGCCTTGACTCCGATATGCAGTTTCCTCCTGAGGTTATACCGGATATGTATAAATTGTGGGAGGAAGGGTATGAGGTCGTAGAAGGTGTTAAAAAGAAGCGTCAGAAAGAAAGCCTTATGTACAAATTATGTGCCGGAACCTTTTATTCTTTTCTGAAAAAATCATCTAATATTGACCTCAGAAACAGCTCGGATTTTCGTCTGCTGGACCGCGCGGCTATAGACGCATGGAAAGAGATGCCGGAGAAACAAACGTTTTTCCGAGGAATGTCTTCTTGGGTAGGCTTTAAGCGTTATCAATACGAATTTGAAGTGGCTGACAGGATAGAGGGTGAGTCAAAATGGTCGTTTAAACGTCTGATAGGACTTGCTGTAGACGCGGTGACTTCTTATACGGCGGCTCCGCTGTATGCAGCTTCTATTTTCGGAATCATTTTCTTTGTTTTTGCGGTTGTAATGGGAATACAAACATTATATATGTATGTGCTCGGGAAAGCTCAGAGTGGATTTACAACTGTAATACTGCTTCTTTTGTTTATTGGCGCGGTAATACTGCTGGGTCTAGGTGTAATCGGAATATATATTAAAAAGATTTATGAAGAGGTTAAAGGCAGACCCAGGTATATTATAAGCCGGGTCATTGGCAAAAAGGATATAAACAAATAA
- a CDS encoding glycosyltransferase family 39 protein: protein MKCFSLSEFSMNDKIYYLIIAAVVIIGIGIRVWQFGSVPGGFNQDGAMAAVDGKAIADYGTDRFGTWLPAHLYAWGYGQMSSLLSYLIAIFVKFFGLTPITARLPQLIMSIAGGVFFYLFIRDIFGKGAGLIAAVFVAINPWHFIQSRWALDCNLLPHFFMGGLYFLNKGLTKRRRYTFISMIFFGLCMYCYGITIYTIPVFLLAVCIYYLIKKRINWKDALISAGVYLIIAWPFLLTMFINFMKWDTIKLPFVTMQYFSGSVRSNDILLFSDEPFKQLILNVKSLLNTTLYQKKDLPWNDIVGFGTMFLCSMPFVFAGFVELFRNKTDGAKGLVLFALLTGVWAGLLTNGVNVNRINIVYYGLMMFVVLGVYFTIKEIKYTKWSTLCVYAILGIMLVSTYFTTYADSIKYQFYYGFGDALSAAEQADTEKIYVTADAQGKGYSQVSEILTLFYDETDAEYFQGKKNDDHGKELLPYRQRFTYVSMSSDVVARSQNEDAAYVILKSDVNYFDSTKYNIIQFGNFCAVVPR from the coding sequence TTGAAGTGTTTTAGTCTTTCTGAATTCTCTATGAACGACAAGATATACTATTTAATTATAGCGGCTGTTGTAATAATAGGAATTGGTATAAGAGTTTGGCAGTTTGGCAGCGTGCCCGGCGGTTTTAATCAGGACGGCGCTATGGCCGCAGTTGACGGCAAGGCTATTGCTGATTATGGAACTGATAGGTTTGGCACATGGCTTCCAGCTCACTTGTATGCTTGGGGATATGGTCAAATGAGTTCATTGCTTTCATATTTGATAGCAATTTTCGTTAAGTTTTTTGGACTGACTCCTATAACAGCCCGTTTGCCTCAGCTCATTATGAGTATTGCCGGCGGCGTGTTCTTTTATCTTTTTATTCGTGATATTTTCGGCAAGGGGGCCGGACTGATTGCGGCTGTTTTTGTTGCTATAAATCCTTGGCATTTTATTCAGAGCCGTTGGGCGCTTGATTGTAACCTTTTACCCCATTTTTTTATGGGAGGATTGTATTTTTTAAACAAGGGTCTGACAAAAAGGCGCAGATATACTTTTATATCAATGATATTTTTCGGTCTTTGTATGTACTGTTATGGAATAACTATTTACACTATTCCCGTATTTTTGCTTGCCGTATGTATTTATTATCTTATAAAGAAACGTATAAACTGGAAAGACGCTTTAATTTCTGCCGGCGTGTATCTTATTATTGCCTGGCCGTTTTTGCTTACCATGTTTATAAACTTTATGAAGTGGGACACTATAAAGCTTCCGTTTGTTACCATGCAGTATTTTTCCGGGAGCGTGCGTTCAAATGACATTCTGCTGTTTTCGGATGAACCTTTTAAACAGCTGATTCTAAATGTTAAATCCCTGCTGAATACTACATTATATCAGAAAAAGGATTTGCCGTGGAATGATATTGTAGGTTTTGGAACAATGTTTCTGTGCAGTATGCCATTTGTATTTGCTGGATTTGTTGAACTTTTCCGGAATAAGACTGACGGTGCCAAAGGTTTGGTACTTTTTGCACTCTTAACAGGTGTTTGGGCAGGACTGCTTACCAATGGCGTAAATGTTAACAGAATTAATATAGTATATTATGGGTTAATGATGTTTGTTGTTTTGGGCGTATATTTCACGATAAAAGAAATAAAGTATACAAAGTGGAGCACTCTGTGTGTATATGCTATCCTTGGAATAATGCTGGTAAGCACATATTTTACAACCTATGCTGATTCTATAAAATATCAGTTTTATTATGGGTTTGGGGATGCTTTGTCAGCGGCGGAACAAGCGGATACTGAAAAGATTTATGTAACCGCCGACGCTCAAGGCAAAGGATATTCACAGGTGAGTGAAATATTAACCCTATTCTATGATGAGACGGACGCCGAATATTTTCAGGGTAAGAAAAACGATGATCACGGAAAAGAACTTCTGCCATATAGACAGAGATTCACTTATGTTAGCATGAGTTCGGATGTGGTTGCCCGTTCACAAAATGAGGATGCGGCATATGTCATATTAAAAAGTGATGTAAATTATTTTGACAGCACAAAATATAACATTATTCAGTTTGGGAATTTCTGTGCTGTGGTGCCCAGATAG
- a CDS encoding DUF3329 domain-containing protein, with translation MDKVVEFIKKNKVKVAGALIMIAAFVILLIINLHVDYTSDDFRYRFIYDTPGNPLPTTKKISSFWDVIISMINHWKLCNGRVVAHGLLQMVMPFGKLFFRIFNSLVYVSLGFLIYKHSVYGKKSNLSLLVLVYIGMWFFLPQFGLSVMWASGAANYLWCAAIMLSFMLPYRMYAANGADSVKDSWKSAVLMGLFGLFAGCTNENTGGGVVLICTLFILFYKIKGFKIPKWSWIGVITAVCGVVLLLAAPGNYRIDSKASFAEILIRFKDVIAKTETLAFWLFVIIAVVLILALLDKSRHTKLGINWLVPLIYFVGSVAMISVLAFAAMRPERTWFTAIVLLIVIAGWLYSEIKFSDVKPYIITASKLGLTAVFTIVFLISFNKELSAVKSTYDQIKPGLEAIEQAVENGENEVEIPLVTPSDSKYDPYNGALYAGDSPTLWVNAWMEKYYGIEKITGVK, from the coding sequence ATGGATAAAGTTGTTGAGTTTATAAAGAAGAACAAAGTTAAGGTTGCAGGTGCACTTATTATGATAGCCGCATTTGTTATTCTGCTTATAATCAATTTGCATGTGGATTATACATCCGATGACTTTAGATATAGATTTATATACGATACCCCCGGGAATCCTCTGCCAACGACAAAAAAGATTTCAAGTTTTTGGGATGTAATTATTTCAATGATTAATCATTGGAAGCTTTGTAACGGACGTGTTGTAGCGCATGGTCTTTTGCAGATGGTAATGCCGTTTGGGAAACTGTTTTTTAGGATTTTTAATTCATTGGTCTATGTGAGTTTAGGTTTTCTCATTTATAAACATTCGGTTTATGGGAAAAAGTCAAACTTATCTTTACTGGTACTTGTATATATTGGGATGTGGTTTTTCTTGCCGCAATTCGGCTTATCTGTGATGTGGGCTTCAGGCGCGGCAAATTATCTTTGGTGCGCAGCTATAATGCTTTCATTTATGCTGCCGTATAGAATGTATGCGGCAAATGGTGCTGATTCTGTTAAAGACAGTTGGAAGAGCGCTGTATTAATGGGATTGTTCGGTTTATTTGCCGGTTGTACAAATGAAAATACCGGCGGAGGTGTAGTGCTTATCTGCACCTTGTTTATCTTGTTCTATAAGATAAAAGGGTTTAAAATACCAAAATGGTCTTGGATTGGAGTAATAACAGCTGTATGCGGTGTTGTGCTTCTTTTGGCGGCTCCGGGGAATTACCGCATTGACTCAAAAGCGTCCTTTGCAGAAATACTGATAAGGTTTAAAGACGTTATTGCAAAAACGGAAACACTCGCTTTTTGGCTGTTTGTTATTATTGCAGTGGTTTTAATTTTAGCCTTGCTTGATAAGTCGAGACATACAAAACTGGGGATAAACTGGCTTGTCCCGCTGATATACTTTGTGGGATCGGTCGCTATGATATCTGTTTTGGCGTTTGCGGCAATGAGACCAGAAAGAACATGGTTTACAGCTATTGTTCTTCTTATTGTTATTGCAGGCTGGCTGTATTCAGAAATTAAATTTTCAGATGTAAAGCCATATATTATCACTGCTTCAAAATTGGGGTTAACCGCAGTATTTACTATAGTATTCTTAATTTCTTTTAATAAGGAACTTTCTGCAGTTAAATCTACATATGACCAAATAAAACCCGGACTGGAAGCAATTGAACAGGCGGTTGAGAATGGCGAGAATGAGGTGGAGATACCGCTTGTGACTCCATCGGATAGTAAGTATGACCCATATAACGGGGCTTTATATGCAGGCGACAGCCCAACGCTTTGGGTAAATGCCTGGATGGAGAAATATTATGGAATAGAAAAAATAACAGGGGTAAAATAA
- a CDS encoding acyltransferase has protein sequence MFDNASDNIRLDKRNYGIDLLRLVSMFLIVVLHSLSRGALVGVAPFNIHYEAGFLIEALTYCAVNCFALISGYVGVDSKFKYRRIVPIWLQVVFYCLIFTMFFMYLKPDLLTNKALLGSNPYYTALTPVIHNTYWYFTAYFALFFFIPFINKGMRDITIKQAYAVIISVIFVYIALPYFAKVDLFKLEKGYSATWIIFLYVIGAALKKIKIEKLIRNKYWYLILYVLTAVMAWGGKFISEYHTKLNGGFKNDEVFLQYNSIFILLSGMFLVLFFANLNINNDKFKKVIRFLAPAAFGVYIIHVNPLMFQLPFWGKLMQLSQKPLYLMVLGVLLNSLIVFVLCLAADLVRIQLFRLLHINKFLDLISDWLSKYMNLFCEKVKKCSDGNSVNNKKLSQGKLKDR, from the coding sequence ATGTTTGACAATGCGTCGGATAATATTAGATTAGATAAAAGGAACTATGGTATTGATTTACTTAGATTGGTTTCTATGTTTCTTATAGTAGTTCTTCATTCGCTTAGCAGAGGGGCTCTAGTGGGGGTTGCACCTTTTAATATACATTATGAGGCGGGTTTTTTAATTGAGGCTCTGACTTACTGCGCGGTAAATTGCTTTGCGTTAATATCGGGATACGTCGGTGTGGATTCAAAATTTAAATACAGAAGAATTGTACCTATTTGGCTTCAAGTTGTGTTTTATTGTTTGATATTTACCATGTTTTTTATGTATCTTAAGCCGGATTTGCTGACAAACAAAGCCTTGTTGGGAAGCAATCCATATTATACAGCTTTAACGCCTGTTATACATAACACTTATTGGTACTTCACTGCTTACTTTGCACTGTTTTTCTTTATTCCTTTTATTAATAAAGGAATGAGGGATATAACGATAAAACAGGCCTATGCGGTAATTATATCTGTCATATTTGTTTATATAGCATTGCCGTATTTTGCAAAAGTGGATCTATTTAAATTAGAAAAGGGATACAGCGCCACATGGATAATATTTCTGTATGTTATAGGAGCAGCGTTAAAAAAGATAAAAATAGAAAAACTAATCAGAAATAAGTATTGGTATTTGATTTTATATGTTTTAACCGCTGTGATGGCATGGGGCGGAAAATTTATTTCTGAATATCATACAAAATTAAACGGTGGTTTTAAGAATGATGAGGTATTTTTACAGTATAATTCTATATTCATTCTTCTTTCCGGTATGTTTTTGGTTTTGTTTTTTGCTAATTTAAATATAAATAATGATAAATTTAAAAAGGTGATAAGATTTTTGGCTCCGGCAGCATTTGGAGTATATATTATACATGTAAATCCTCTTATGTTTCAGCTTCCGTTTTGGGGTAAGCTTATGCAGTTGTCACAGAAGCCGCTCTACCTTATGGTACTGGGAGTTCTGCTGAATTCTCTGATTGTATTTGTCCTATGCTTAGCGGCAGACCTTGTGAGAATTCAGCTGTTTAGACTTTTACATATTAATAAATTTTTGGATTTGATAAGTGATTGGCTTTCAAAATATATGAATTTGTTCTGTGAAAAAGTGAAGAAATGTTCGGACGGGAATTCGGTAAATAATAAAAAATTATCTCAAGGAAAATTGAAAGATAGATAA